The following coding sequences are from one Lepisosteus oculatus isolate fLepOcu1 chromosome 19, fLepOcu1.hap2, whole genome shotgun sequence window:
- the cox19 gene encoding cytochrome c oxidase assembly protein COX19, whose translation MSTAMNFGTKSFKPRPPDKGSFPLDHFGECKDFKEKFMSCLRQNNFESSLCRNQSKEYLECRMERQLMTKEPLEKLGFKDIMDQGSQKSKDDV comes from the exons ATGTCGACTGCAATGAATTTTGGGACAAAATCTTTCAAGCCCCGTCCCCCGGACAAAGGGTCTTTTCCTTTAGATCACTTTG GGGAATGCAAGGATTTCAAAGAGAAGTTTATGAGTTGCCTCAGGCAAAACAACTTCGAGAGCTCACTCTGCCGGAATCAGTCAAAGGAGTATCTTGAGTGCAGAATGGAAAG GCAGCTGATGACAAAAGAGCCACTAGAGAAACTGGGATTCAAAGATATAATGGATCAAGGGAGCCAGAAGTCAAAGGATGATGTCTAG